From one Rhodoferax sp. PAMC 29310 genomic stretch:
- a CDS encoding MOSC domain-containing protein, translating into MNPSDLPDGDVTGAIARLFVYPVKSCAGIEVQAVRLTETGLEWDRAWMVIDAQSRFVTQREHPRMALIEPSLMATEMELRAPGMPVLAVQFDAEGPLVTVQVWDDHVPAHDMGDQVAEWFTQFLGGGAASASYRLVRFDPAHRRVASLKWTDGVPALNQFSDGFPLLVISESSLAGLNQRLLAGGNGAVSMARFRPNLVLSGVEAHDEDRLLQIQVDAGPDQVVLKPVKPCPRCPIPNIDPTTGQSSPEVSDTLQAYRQDARVNGAVTFGMNCITVDGVGAVLRVGQTVLADLNFG; encoded by the coding sequence GTGAATCCAAGTGACCTGCCTGACGGCGACGTAACCGGTGCCATCGCCCGTTTGTTTGTTTACCCGGTGAAATCCTGCGCTGGTATCGAGGTGCAGGCGGTACGCCTGACTGAAACGGGGCTGGAATGGGACCGGGCCTGGATGGTGATTGATGCTCAGAGTCGTTTTGTGACCCAGCGCGAGCACCCCCGCATGGCGCTGATTGAGCCCAGTCTGATGGCGACCGAGATGGAGTTGCGTGCACCCGGCATGCCGGTATTGGCCGTGCAGTTTGACGCCGAGGGGCCATTGGTGACGGTTCAAGTCTGGGACGATCACGTTCCAGCGCACGACATGGGCGATCAGGTGGCCGAATGGTTCACCCAATTTCTTGGCGGCGGTGCGGCATCGGCCTCTTACCGCTTGGTTCGTTTCGACCCGGCCCATCGGCGGGTGGCCAGCCTGAAATGGACTGATGGCGTACCCGCCTTGAACCAGTTCAGCGATGGGTTTCCCTTGCTGGTGATCAGCGAGTCTTCTTTGGCGGGACTGAATCAGCGGCTGCTTGCTGGTGGGAACGGCGCCGTCAGCATGGCGCGCTTTCGCCCCAATCTGGTGTTGAGCGGCGTGGAAGCGCATGACGAGGATCGGCTCCTTCAGATTCAAGTGGACGCTGGCCCTGATCAGGTGGTGCTCAAACCCGTCAAGCCCTGCCCGCGCTGCCCCATTCCCAATATCGACCCCACCACCGGGCAAAGCAGCCCTGAGGTGAGCGACACCTTGCAAGCCTATCGGCAAGACGCGCGTGTCAACGGGGCGGTGACTTTTGGCATGAACTGCATCACGGTGGATGGGGTCGGGGCCGTTTTACGAGTTGGTCAGACGGTCTTGGCAGACCTGAACTTTGGGTAG